Proteins from a single region of Pseudodesulfovibrio portus:
- the budA gene encoding acetolactate decarboxylase, giving the protein MISFSRRLRLLLPALGLALFLAAPSLAGDAVFQYSTIDALLAGLYEGDMTMAELARKGDFGLGTLNGIDGELVVLDGVGYHVSAGGAAVVAPGAAAIPFATVSFFGGDRTLDLGTIDSLAALNEAVVAGLPSKNVFWAIRIDGVFPSVKARAIPKQSPPYDPLAEVAKQQVVVTLSGEGTLVGYYSPPFVKGVNVPGFHWHFLTADRARGGHVLDCSLNPTTALLDELRTLTVRLPASAEFDGLDLSGDKTGELHAVEKGPAKGE; this is encoded by the coding sequence ATGATCTCATTTTCCAGACGACTCCGGCTCCTTCTCCCCGCCCTCGGGTTGGCCCTGTTCCTGGCCGCGCCCTCGCTGGCCGGGGACGCGGTTTTCCAGTATTCGACCATCGACGCCCTCCTGGCCGGGTTGTACGAAGGGGACATGACCATGGCCGAGTTGGCGCGCAAGGGCGATTTCGGCCTCGGCACGCTCAACGGCATCGACGGAGAGCTGGTGGTGCTCGACGGCGTGGGCTACCACGTGTCAGCCGGGGGCGCGGCCGTTGTCGCCCCGGGCGCGGCGGCCATTCCCTTTGCCACGGTCTCCTTTTTCGGCGGCGACCGGACCCTGGACCTGGGGACCATCGACTCCCTGGCGGCGTTGAACGAGGCCGTGGTCGCGGGGCTGCCGTCCAAGAACGTGTTCTGGGCCATCCGCATCGACGGCGTGTTCCCGTCGGTCAAGGCGCGGGCCATCCCAAAGCAGAGCCCCCCCTATGACCCCCTGGCCGAGGTGGCCAAGCAGCAGGTCGTCGTCACCCTCTCCGGCGAGGGGACCCTGGTGGGCTATTATTCGCCGCCGTTCGTCAAGGGCGTGAACGTGCCCGGCTTCCACTGGCATTTCCTGACCGCCGACCGGGCCAGGGGCGGCCACGTCCTGGACTGCTCCCTCAATCCGACAACGGCCCTGCTGGACGAGCTGCGGACCCTGACGGTCCGGTTGCCCGCTTCCGCCGAATTCGACGGGCTGGACCTGTCCGGCGACAAGACCGGGGAACTGCACGCCGTGGAAAAGGGCCCGGCAAAAGGCGAGTAG
- a CDS encoding Hpt domain-containing protein has translation MSRIKVVIDPELQPIMGRYMEIRREEQDQLEAALAARDPESVRQLGHKLKGTGASFGFDVLTEWGAAIEMAGRDGDLDRAAEVAAEVRRFIDNVDIVYGQ, from the coding sequence ATGTCCAGGATCAAGGTCGTCATCGATCCCGAGCTCCAGCCCATCATGGGCCGGTACATGGAGATCCGCCGCGAGGAACAGGATCAGCTCGAAGCCGCCCTGGCCGCCCGGGACCCGGAGTCCGTCCGGCAGCTCGGGCACAAGCTCAAGGGGACCGGCGCGTCCTTCGGCTTCGATGTCCTGACCGAATGGGGTGCGGCCATCGAGATGGCGGGCAGGGACGGCGACCTGGACCGGGCCGCAGAGGTGGCCGCCGAGGTCCGCCGCTTCATCGACAACGTGGACATCGTGTACGGGCAATAG
- a CDS encoding glycosyltransferase gives MRILMFAINDPAGTAIQFCKAIRNHSPHSARLVTLETRYTHGWEKDIHVPDIGPDGLEELRMLMQEADIFHFHMTCDERQSFGGLIPADFIKGKGIVHHHHGHHDFRSDPESFRRKYEQLDRRNLLVSTPDLMHLLPEARWQPNLVPIDEPLFMPLWGRFDDPGQLKVCHSPTRKDLKNTDDFLAAVKEINKRKVHISVDLIDDVPNSECLARKRRCHVLFDHMQGYYGVSSLEGLSQGVAVIAGLDEWNRDRVSEFAGTGDLPWLAARDRAGLTSLLRDLVNDREQCRAAGERGRRFMEDHWSDGRVAAHLTEFYASI, from the coding sequence ATGCGCATCCTCATGTTCGCCATCAATGATCCCGCCGGGACGGCCATCCAGTTCTGCAAGGCCATTCGGAACCACTCCCCCCATTCCGCACGCCTGGTCACCCTGGAGACGCGCTACACCCACGGCTGGGAAAAGGACATCCACGTGCCGGACATCGGTCCGGACGGCCTGGAGGAGCTGCGCATGCTCATGCAGGAGGCGGATATTTTCCACTTCCACATGACCTGCGACGAGCGTCAGTCCTTCGGCGGCCTGATCCCCGCCGACTTCATCAAGGGCAAGGGCATAGTCCACCACCACCACGGCCACCACGATTTTCGCTCCGACCCGGAGTCCTTCCGCCGCAAGTATGAACAGCTCGACCGCAGGAACCTGCTGGTGTCCACCCCGGACCTCATGCACCTGCTGCCCGAGGCGCGCTGGCAGCCGAACCTGGTGCCCATAGACGAGCCGCTGTTCATGCCGCTGTGGGGCCGGTTCGACGACCCCGGCCAGCTCAAGGTCTGCCATTCGCCCACCCGCAAGGACCTCAAGAACACCGACGACTTTCTGGCCGCCGTCAAAGAGATCAACAAGCGCAAGGTCCATATTTCCGTGGACCTCATCGACGACGTGCCCAACAGCGAGTGCCTGGCCCGCAAGCGGCGGTGTCACGTGCTGTTCGACCACATGCAGGGCTACTACGGCGTGTCCAGCCTGGAGGGGCTCTCGCAGGGCGTGGCCGTCATCGCGGGACTCGACGAGTGGAACCGGGACAGGGTGTCCGAGTTCGCGGGCACGGGCGACCTGCCGTGGCTGGCGGCCCGGGACCGGGCCGGGCTGACGTCCCTGCTGCGTGACCTGGTCAATGACCGCGAACAGTGCCGGGCCGCGGGCGAAAGGGGCCGCCGGTTCATGGAAGACCACTGGTCCGACGGCCGCGTGGCCGCTCACCTGACGGAGTTTTATGCATCCATCTGA
- a CDS encoding AMIN domain-containing protein, which yields MSRTFGQWFRFLGACVAVGFLVSTMYASLGATRGGEAGDDVRNEVRMEVDFTVLPVVLPDGSETVPPMDPDAIDGESTLPPESTVPQQAVAEPPKPAPVAEPSPTPAPAPATAPAPEPAPAPAPAPAPAPVAKTGPGTIRSVSLDESADGFTITVRADREVGDTSYMNLDNPRRLVIDLRAGWKLATGNVVRSKGVVKHIVIGEHPDRLRMVVHFNTAPKGRLTPSFSRTGTALKIRVESP from the coding sequence ATGTCGCGAACATTCGGGCAATGGTTCCGCTTCCTTGGTGCGTGCGTGGCCGTAGGATTCCTGGTTTCCACCATGTACGCGTCCCTGGGCGCGACCAGGGGGGGCGAGGCCGGGGATGACGTACGCAACGAGGTGCGCATGGAGGTGGACTTCACGGTCCTGCCCGTAGTCCTGCCCGACGGCAGCGAGACGGTCCCGCCCATGGACCCGGACGCCATTGACGGCGAATCGACCCTGCCGCCCGAATCGACCGTTCCCCAACAGGCTGTGGCGGAACCCCCGAAACCGGCTCCCGTGGCCGAACCTTCTCCTACCCCCGCACCGGCCCCTGCAACTGCTCCCGCGCCCGAACCTGCACCTGCACCTGCACCTGCTCCCGCTCCCGCGCCCGTGGCCAAGACCGGCCCCGGCACCATCAGGAGCGTCAGCCTGGACGAAAGCGCCGACGGCTTCACCATAACGGTCCGGGCGGACAGGGAGGTGGGCGACACGTCATACATGAACCTGGACAACCCCCGGCGGCTGGTCATCGACCTGCGCGCGGGGTGGAAGCTGGCCACCGGGAACGTGGTCCGCTCCAAGGGCGTGGTCAAACACATCGTCATCGGCGAGCATCCGGACCGGCTGAGGATGGTGGTTCATTTCAATACAGCCCCGAAAGGCCGGTTGACCCCTTCCTTCTCCCGAACCGGGACGGCTCTGAAGATCAGGGTCGAATCCCCTTGA
- the pstB gene encoding phosphate ABC transporter ATP-binding protein PstB, which yields MTTAIKVASTNLDFYYGDFKALEDISLEFELNRVTALIGPSGCGKSTYLRCINRMNDLIPGTKVQGKMVLDGEDIYASGIDVVSLRRRIGMVFQKPNPFPKTIFENVAYGLRVNGVKDKQFMEQKVEESLLGAALWDEVKDRLHTSALGLSGGQQQRLCIARALAVEPEVLLMDEPASALDPIATQKIEDLIHELKKEFTIIIVTHSMQQAARVSDRTAFFYMGKLVEVDDTKTMFTNPANKQTEDYITGRFG from the coding sequence ATGACGACCGCCATCAAGGTGGCTTCCACCAACCTTGATTTTTACTACGGTGATTTCAAGGCCCTGGAAGACATCAGCCTCGAATTCGAGCTGAACCGCGTGACTGCCCTCATCGGGCCGTCCGGTTGCGGCAAGTCCACGTATCTGCGGTGCATCAACCGCATGAACGACCTCATCCCGGGCACCAAGGTGCAGGGAAAGATGGTCCTGGACGGTGAGGACATCTATGCCTCGGGTATCGACGTGGTCAGCCTGCGTCGCCGCATCGGCATGGTCTTCCAGAAGCCCAACCCCTTCCCCAAGACCATTTTCGAGAACGTGGCCTACGGGTTGCGCGTGAACGGCGTGAAGGACAAGCAGTTCATGGAGCAGAAGGTGGAGGAGTCCCTGCTCGGCGCCGCCCTGTGGGACGAGGTCAAGGACCGGCTGCATACCTCCGCCCTGGGGTTGTCCGGCGGCCAGCAGCAGCGGCTGTGCATCGCCCGCGCCCTTGCCGTGGAGCCCGAGGTCCTGCTCATGGACGAGCCCGCGTCCGCCCTGGACCCCATCGCCACCCAGAAGATCGAGGATCTGATTCACGAGTTGAAGAAGGAATTTACCATTATCATCGTCACCCACTCCATGCAGCAGGCCGCCCGCGTGTCCGATCGCACCGCGTTCTTCTACATGGGCAAGCTCGTTGAGGTCGACGACACCAAGACCATGTTCACCAACCCGGCCAACAAGCAGACCGAGGACTACATCACCGGTCGGTTCGGCTAG
- the phoU gene encoding phosphate signaling complex protein PhoU: protein MEQRAHFSKKLEDLKVMVLRMAALSESAVHKAIKAYLENDSDLAESVIVGDDVINEMEDEIDNFSLELLALDQPMAVDLRTIVGAQRIVVNLERLGDEAVNLAHRALFLSTRPPMPHNPKMESLAVTVKTMLSDALKAYVDDDVSLAGQVCRMDDKADDLNIAILRQMVSEMVTESRIVERGVHTIIGARHLERIGDLATNVSESVVFVVEGTSLKHKCKG from the coding sequence ATGGAACAGAGAGCACATTTTTCCAAGAAACTCGAGGACCTCAAGGTCATGGTCCTGCGCATGGCCGCGCTGAGCGAGTCCGCCGTGCACAAGGCCATCAAGGCGTACCTGGAGAACGACTCCGATCTGGCCGAGTCCGTCATCGTGGGCGACGACGTCATCAACGAGATGGAGGACGAGATCGACAACTTCAGCCTGGAGCTGCTCGCCCTCGACCAACCCATGGCCGTGGACCTGCGCACCATCGTCGGCGCCCAGCGCATCGTCGTGAACCTGGAGCGCCTCGGCGACGAGGCCGTCAACCTGGCGCACCGGGCGCTCTTCCTGTCCACCCGGCCGCCCATGCCGCACAACCCCAAGATGGAGAGCCTGGCAGTCACCGTCAAGACCATGCTGTCCGACGCCCTCAAGGCCTACGTGGACGACGACGTTTCCCTTGCCGGGCAGGTCTGCCGCATGGACGACAAGGCCGACGACCTGAATATCGCCATCCTGCGCCAGATGGTCAGCGAGATGGTTACCGAGTCGCGCATCGTGGAACGGGGCGTGCACACCATCATCGGGGCCCGCCACCTGGAACGTATCGGCGACCTGGCCACCAACGTGTCCGAGTCGGTCGTTTTTGTGGTGGAGGGCACATCCCTGAAGCACAAATGCAAGGGGTAG
- a CDS encoding Hpt domain-containing protein: protein MSRDHTAPTGSLPVLDLDGACEFLELTRSEIMVLVPQAMIEIREKFELMRQDIKSDTLGDVHRHAHTIKSVAASIGAQSVRQTAEALEHHATTRTPTDCPRLAQALNQEIASLSQAIAALPK, encoded by the coding sequence ATGTCCCGCGACCATACCGCCCCGACCGGGAGCCTGCCCGTGCTCGACCTGGACGGGGCCTGCGAATTCCTTGAACTGACCCGCTCGGAGATCATGGTCCTGGTGCCCCAGGCCATGATCGAGATTCGCGAGAAATTCGAATTGATGCGCCAGGACATCAAGTCCGACACCCTCGGCGACGTCCACCGCCACGCCCATACCATCAAGAGCGTGGCCGCCTCCATCGGCGCCCAATCCGTCCGCCAAACCGCCGAAGCCCTTGAACATCACGCTACCACCCGTACCCCCACCGACTGCCCCCGACTGGCCCAAGCCCTCAACCAGGAAATCGCCTCCTTGTCCCAGGCCATAGCCGCCCTCCCCAAATAA
- a CDS encoding winged helix-turn-helix transcriptional regulator yields the protein MGGDCSLKFCGNKKYYCSVELTLQVIGGKWKPIIIHRLGNDGTLRFSAVKRSIPNITQKMLTQQLRELEADGIVHREVYPQVPPKVEYSLTGLGQSIMPVIENLCDWGRKYEDWHAENVPAAAV from the coding sequence ATGGGCGGAGACTGCAGCCTGAAGTTCTGTGGAAACAAGAAGTATTATTGCAGCGTGGAACTGACGCTGCAGGTCATCGGCGGCAAGTGGAAGCCGATCATCATCCACCGGCTGGGCAACGACGGGACCCTGCGGTTCAGCGCGGTGAAGCGGTCCATCCCCAACATCACCCAGAAGATGCTGACCCAGCAGCTCAGGGAGCTGGAAGCGGACGGCATCGTGCATCGTGAAGTATACCCCCAAGTGCCGCCCAAGGTCGAGTATTCCCTGACCGGGCTGGGGCAAAGCATCATGCCGGTCATCGAAAACCTCTGCGACTGGGGCCGCAAGTACGAGGACTGGCACGCCGAAAACGTGCCAGCCGCCGCCGTGTGA
- a CDS encoding nitroreductase family protein codes for MEIMEALRTRRSIRKFEDRPVPGEMIRDILDAAMMAPSAGNAQPWQFVVVDDRAVLDRVANIHPYVKMVLQAPLGILVCGDLSKEKYPGYWVQDCAAAMENLLLAAHGLGLGGVWTGIYPMEDRVAAFRKLLKLPEHVVPLGFAPLGWPAQAPRSESRYLEERIHHNTY; via the coding sequence ATGGAAATCATGGAAGCCCTGCGCACCCGGCGCAGCATCCGCAAATTCGAGGACCGGCCCGTGCCCGGGGAGATGATCCGCGACATCCTGGACGCGGCCATGATGGCCCCCAGCGCGGGCAATGCCCAGCCCTGGCAGTTCGTGGTGGTGGACGACCGCGCCGTGCTGGACCGCGTGGCGAACATCCACCCGTACGTCAAGATGGTTCTCCAGGCCCCGCTGGGAATCCTGGTCTGCGGCGACCTGTCCAAGGAGAAGTACCCGGGGTATTGGGTGCAGGACTGCGCCGCAGCCATGGAGAATCTGCTCCTGGCCGCCCACGGCCTCGGCCTGGGCGGGGTCTGGACCGGCATCTATCCCATGGAGGATCGGGTAGCCGCCTTCAGGAAGCTGCTCAAGCTGCCCGAACACGTCGTCCCGCTCGGTTTTGCGCCCCTGGGCTGGCCCGCGCAGGCCCCCAGGTCCGAGAGCCGGTATCTGGAAGAACGCATTCACCACAACACCTATTAG
- a CDS encoding flavodoxin family protein translates to MKVVAFNGSARKGGNTAEMINKVLAELEAEGIETELVELGGKKMHGCIACYKCAENKDRRCAVDNDFVNECIAKMDEADGIILGSPTYFATISTEMSALIDRVGMVGLVNDSMYARKVGAGVVAARRGGAIQVFNTLNAFFFINQMVVPGSRYWNMGFGREKGEVLNDAEGMETMSVLGKNMAWLMKKLA, encoded by the coding sequence ATGAAAGTAGTCGCATTCAACGGTTCCGCCCGCAAGGGCGGCAACACCGCCGAGATGATCAACAAGGTCCTGGCCGAATTGGAGGCCGAGGGGATCGAGACCGAACTGGTGGAACTGGGCGGCAAGAAGATGCACGGCTGCATCGCCTGCTACAAGTGCGCGGAGAACAAGGACCGCCGCTGCGCCGTGGACAATGATTTCGTCAACGAGTGTATCGCCAAGATGGACGAGGCGGACGGCATCATTCTCGGCTCGCCCACCTATTTCGCCACCATCTCCACCGAGATGTCCGCGCTCATCGACCGCGTCGGCATGGTCGGCCTGGTCAACGACTCCATGTACGCGCGCAAGGTCGGCGCGGGCGTGGTCGCAGCCCGCCGGGGCGGCGCCATCCAGGTCTTCAACACCCTGAACGCATTCTTCTTCATCAATCAGATGGTCGTGCCCGGCTCCCGCTACTGGAACATGGGATTCGGCCGCGAAAAGGGCGAGGTCCTGAACGACGCGGAAGGCATGGAGACCATGTCCGTCCTCGGCAAGAACATGGCCTGGCTGATGAAAAAACTCGCCTAG
- the waaF gene encoding lipopolysaccharide heptosyltransferase II, with amino-acid sequence MQEYTKIGVWQTAFLGDAVLTLPLLRALKDRFPGAEIDFFVRSGVEPVFEGQPEITRVRPFAKRGKQKSLNAAVRLGWEIGREGFDLWISAHASLRSAFVSGATGITRRIGYSHPWYNRFAYTETVDRRFDELAEIERLMELVRPLGIEGPAPRAKLVLADQATEAADAFWAEAGFSGPVLGIHPGSTWPTKCWPVEYFSDIVRRAVESGAHVLVFAGPGEEGVAQQVVDGALADPSRVINLAGRLSLPELAAYLGRLDGYLTNDSGPMHLAWTQDVPLVALFGPTVEKLGFFPRGVHSTVLEADVSCRPCGLHGPRKCPEGHFRCMKELTPDRVWEALKAKLGL; translated from the coding sequence ATGCAGGAATACACAAAAATAGGTGTCTGGCAGACCGCCTTCCTTGGCGACGCCGTGTTGACCCTGCCCCTTTTGCGGGCGCTCAAGGATCGGTTCCCCGGTGCCGAAATCGACTTTTTCGTGCGCAGCGGCGTGGAGCCGGTGTTCGAAGGGCAGCCGGAGATCACGCGGGTGCGTCCCTTTGCCAAGCGCGGCAAGCAGAAATCCCTGAACGCGGCGGTGCGCCTCGGCTGGGAGATCGGTCGCGAGGGGTTCGACCTGTGGATATCCGCGCACGCCAGCCTGCGGTCGGCCTTTGTTTCCGGAGCCACCGGCATCACCCGGCGCATCGGGTATTCCCATCCGTGGTACAACCGGTTCGCCTACACCGAGACGGTGGACCGGCGGTTCGACGAGCTTGCCGAGATCGAGCGGCTCATGGAGCTGGTCCGTCCGCTGGGCATTGAAGGCCCGGCCCCCCGGGCGAAGCTGGTTCTGGCAGACCAGGCCACCGAGGCGGCGGATGCGTTTTGGGCGGAGGCGGGCTTTTCCGGCCCGGTGCTCGGCATCCACCCGGGTTCCACATGGCCCACCAAGTGCTGGCCTGTGGAGTATTTCAGCGACATCGTGCGCAGGGCGGTGGAGTCCGGCGCGCACGTTCTGGTCTTTGCCGGACCGGGCGAGGAGGGCGTGGCGCAGCAGGTTGTCGACGGCGCTTTGGCCGACCCGTCGCGGGTCATCAATCTTGCGGGCAGGCTCTCCCTGCCGGAACTGGCCGCCTATCTCGGCCGGCTCGACGGATACCTGACCAACGACTCCGGCCCCATGCATCTGGCCTGGACACAGGACGTGCCCCTAGTGGCCCTGTTCGGCCCCACTGTGGAGAAGCTCGGGTTTTTCCCGCGCGGCGTGCACTCCACGGTCCTGGAAGCCGATGTCTCCTGCCGTCCCTGCGGCCTGCACGGCCCCAGGAAGTGTCCCGAGGGCCATTTCCGCTGCATGAAGGAACTCACGCCGGATCGGGTGTGGGAAGCTCTCAAGGCCAAGCTCGGACTGTAG